CTTCTCCGTCCCCACCGGCAATTTCGGCAATGTGCTGGCCGCCTGGGTCGCCCGCCGCATGGGGCTGCCGATCGAGCGGCTGATCATCGGCGCCAATCGCAACGACATCCTGGCCCGCTTCATCGCCAGCAACGACATGTCCGCCCGCCCGGTGGAGCCCAGCCTCTCGCCGAGCATGGATATCCAGGTCTCTTCGAATTTCGAGCGCCTGCTCTTCGAGTTGCTGGACCGAGACCCGAAGGCGACGGCCGAGATCATGACCCGCTTCCGCGCCGAGGGACGCATGCCCGTGCCGGATGGCGCCTGGAAGCAGGCCACGGATCTCTTCGACGGCTTCGTGCTGCCGGACGAGGGGACGCTGGAGGAAATCCGGCGGCTCCATACCGAGAGCGCCTATCTTGCGGACCCCCATACCGCCATCGGCACCGCGGCCGCCCGGGCCATGCGCCCGGAGGACAGGGGTATCCCTGTCGTGGTGGCCGCCACGGCGCATCCGGCCAAGTTCCCGGACGCGGTGGAGCGCGCCACCGGCTTCCGCCCGCCGCTGCCCGCCCGCCTGGCGGATCTGCATGAGCGGGAGGAGCGCTTCGAGGTGCTGCCGGCCGAGCTGGAAGCGATCGAGGCGGCCGTGAAGGGGCACGCCCGCCGCAACGCCGCCTAGCCCGGCCGGACAGACCCGACCGCCCCGCGCTCAGGCGGGGCGGCGTCGCTCGGCTGTCTCAGCCGGCGATGGCAGCGGCCCGCCTGCGCCGGCGCGCCGCCAGCAGCCCGAGGCCACCGACCGCCAGCAGCGACAGGGTGGAAGGCTCGGGCACGGCGGTTGCCTTCGTCTTCACGGTGCCGGAGAGGCTGCAGCCAGCGGTGCAGGCACCGAAGCCTGCCGTGAAATTGCCCGTGAAGGCATCCCCGGTGATGCTCATGCTGAAATTGCCGAGCGGGTTCAGCGCGGAGAAGCTGCCATTCGGCGCCCCGCCGGGGCTGCTGGTCAGGGAGCCCGTGGCCGCCGTTCCGGCCGGCAGGGCGGTACCCGCCAGCAGGTCGGCCAGCGTCACGGAGAGGGCGAGGCCCGGCGTGGCGAAGGAGAAGTCCAGCCCCAGGAGCCCATCGGTCACGGCCGTGACCGCACCCCCGCTGGTCAGTCCGTAGGAGAGGTTGAGGCCACTGGCGTAAGCCTCGTCGCTGACGGTGATGGTGCCGCCGATGTTCACGCCGCCGGGCGGGGTTCCACCGGTCTGGGCGAAGTTGAAGATGACATCGGCGGAGGCGGGGGCGGCGCTGAGCCCCAGGGCAAGTCCCATTGCCAGGCCAGCGATACGGAGTGTCTTCATGGCTTCTTCCTCACCGCAGCGAAAATGCTGCAAGCCATGGGCAAGCAGGACTCATGCCTGCTGAATTATTTTTGCATATTCAGCAAGTTAATGAGGGTGCCGTAAAATCGACCGGCATAGATGTAAAGTAATTCGACATTGGATGGACCTCAGGGGCGCGGCGCATGCGCGGGGCGTAACCCTTGCGGTTCCGAAACACATGGCTCGGGGTCGCAGTTTCCATGTCCTGGCCCTACATTAAGGGGCAGAGTCAAAGAATCCGCCCCCTGAGCCTTACTCCCGGGGACTACACAGGAATTTCCGAATGTCAGATGCGGTGCGGCTGACGCGCCTCCCTAACGGCCTGACCGTCGTCTCCGAGACGATGCCGCGGGTCGAGACTGTTTCCATCGGCGCCTATGTCCATGCCGGCACGCGGGACGAAACGGCCGCTGAGAACGGCGTCTCTCACTTCCTCGAACACATGGCCTTCAAGGGCACCGAGAAGCGCGACGCCGCCGCCATCGCCCGTGAGATCGAGAATGTCGGCGGCCATCTCAACGCTTATACGGCGCGCGAGCAGACCGCTTACTACGCCAAGGTGCTGAAGGAGGACATGCCGCTGGCCGCCGATATCCTCGGCGACATCCTGACGCATTCCACTTTCATCCCGGAGGAGCTGGAGCGCGAGCGCGGCGTGATCCTGCAGGAGATCGGCCAGGCCAACGACACGCCTGACGATATCGTCTTCGACCATTTCCAGGCCACCGCCTTCCCCGACCAGCCCATGGGCCGTCCCACCCTGGGCACCGAGGAGGTGATCGCCCGGATGCCGCGGGAGGCCCTGACGGGCTACATGCGGCATCACTACGGCCCCAGCCGCATGGTGGTGGCCGCCGCCGGCGCGCTGGAGCATGACGACCTCGTCGCGCAGGTGCGGCAGCACTTCGCCGACCTGCCGACCGTGGACCCCGCGCTGGGCGAGCCGGCCCGCTACACCGGCGGCGAATTCCGTGAGGAGCGGGACCTGGATCAGGTGCATGTGGTGCTGGGCTTCGAGGGGCCGGCGGTCACGACCCAGTGGCACTACCCCACCATGCTCCTCTCCACCCTGCTGGGTGGCGGCATGTCTTCCCGCCTCTTCCAGGAGATCCGGGAGAAGCGCGGGCTGGTCTATTCCATCTATTCCTTCGCCCAGCCCTTCCGCGACGGTGGCGTCTTCTCGATCTATGCCGGCACGGGCGAGGATCAGGCCGCCGAGCTGGTGCCGGTGACGCTGGAGGAGCTGCGCCGGGTGCAGCATGACGTCAGCCTGGACGAGCTGAACCGCGCCAAGGCGCAGCTGCGCGCCTCCGTGCTGATGTCGCTGGAATCGACCGGCAGCCGCTGCGAGCAGCTGGCCCGTCAGCTTCAGGTGCATGGCCGCGTCATCACGCCGGAGGAAACCAAGGCGAGGATCGCGGCCGTGACGATCGAGGATGTGCAGGCGGCGGCGGCGATGATCTTCCGCTCCCGCCCCACGCTGGCGGCGCTGGGTCCGGCCGGCAAGGTGCCGGGCCTTCCGGCCATCGCGGAGAAGCTGGCGGCATGAACAACCTGGAGATGCTTGAAGCCCTGGTGGCCGCCGCGCGCGCGGCGGGGGCCGATGCGGCGGATGCGATCCTCGCCGCCGGAACCTCCCTGTCCGTCAGCCGGCGGCTGGGGGCGACCGAGCATCTCGAGCGGGCCGAGGGCTTCGACCTCGGCCTACGGGTCTTCATCGGCCAGAGGCAGGCCATCGTCTCCTCGACCGACCCGGACCCCGCGGGCTTCGCGCAACTGGCCGAGCGCGCCGTCGTCATGGCGCGGGCGGTGCCGGAGGACCGTTTCTCCGGCCTGCCGGAGGCGGTGCCGCTGCCGCCGCGCGACCTGGACCTGGACGACCCCGCCGAGCCCTCCGCCCAGGATCTGCTGGCCCGTGCCGCCGAGGCCGAGGAAGCGGCCCTGGCCACCGCGGGCGTCACCAACAGCAATGGCGCCGATGCCGGTTTCCACCGCACCCGCATCGCCATCCTCGGCTCCAACGGTTTCGCGGGCGAATATGCCCGCTCCAGCCATTCCATCTCCGTTTCCGCCGTGGCGGGGCAGGGGACGGCGATGGAGCGCGACTACGACCACAGCGTCGCCGTGCATCTGGCCGATCTGGAGGATGCCGCCAGCCTCGGCCGCAGCGCCGGGGCGCGCGCGGTGCGGCGGCTCAACCCGACCCGCCCGGCCTCCCGCCGCCTCAGCGTGGTCTATGACCCGCGCGTGGCGGGTTCGCTGCTGGGGTATCTTGCGGGCGCGCTGAACGGCGCCTCCGTGGCGCGCGGCACCTCCTTCCTGCGCGACAGCATGGGCAAGCAGGTATTGGCCCCTGGTCTGACCCTGCGCGACGACCCGCTGCGGCGGCGCGGCCTGCGCTCCCGCCCGTTTGATGGGGAAGGGATGCCGGGCGAGCCGCGCGCGCTGATCGAGGACGGCGTGCTCAGGAGTTGGGTGCTGGACTGGCGCAGCGCCCGGCAACTCGGCCTCACCTCTACCGGCCATGCCAGCCGTGGCATTTCCGGCCCGCCCTCGCCCTCCACCACCAATCTCTGGCTGGAGCCGGGCAAGGTCTCCCCCGCCGCGCTGATGAGCGACCTGGACGAGGCGCTCTATGTGACGGAGATGATGGGCAGCAGCGTCAATGCGGTGACGGGCGACTACAGCCGCGGCGCCTCGGGCTTCATGATCCGCAAGGGAGAGCTGGCGGAGCCGGTCAGCGGCATCACCATCGCCGGCAACCTGAAGGAGATGTATCTCCACATGGCCGCCGCCGACGACCTGCGCTTCCGCCGTGGCACCGATGCGCCCACCCTGCGGGTGGATGGCATGACGCTGGCGGGCGCCTGACCAGCCGGACCCCGGCCGCGCATTCCCATATCGGAGAGCTTCTTCTAACCTTTCCCCTTGTCCGAGACTGGCCAGCGATAAGGCCGCAGGGGGAACCGAACATGAATGCTTCGCCGGGTGTGCAGACCCTCCAGCCCGTGGCCGATTCCGCGCGCCGCCTCGCCATCCTGAAGGCGCTGGAGCGGAAGCTGCTCTGGCTTTCCGCCTGGACCATCCACAACGCCAACCATATCCGCCCCAACCGGGACGGGTTGAAGGTGGGCGGGCACCAGGCTTCCTCGGCCTCCTGCGTCTCGATCATGACGGCGCTCTATTTCGGCATCCTGCGGCCGCAGGACCGGGTCGCGGTAAAGCCCCATGCCGGCCCGGTCTTCCATGCCGTCAACTACCTGCTGGGGCGGCAGAGCCGGGAGAGGCTTTCCACCCTGCGCCAGTTCGGCGGCATCCAGCCCTATCCCAGCCGGGTGAAGGACGGGGCGGAGGTGGATTTCTCCACCGGCTCCGTCGGGCTGGGCGTGGCCATGACCAGCTTCGCCTCGCTGGTGCAGGACTATGTCCACCTGCACAAGCTGGGCCGGGAAGGAATGGCGCGCGGGCGCCACATCGCCATCGTCGGCGATGCCGAGCTGGATGAGGGCAATATCTACGAGGCCCTGCTGGAGGGCTGGAAGCATGATGTGCGCGATGTCTGGTGGGTGGTGGACTACAACCGCCAGAGCCTGGACAGCGTGGTGCCGGACCGTCTCTTCGGTCGGATCGAGGGCCTGTTCCGCGACATGGGCTGGAATGTCGTCACCCTGAAATACGGGCGGAAGCTGGAGGCCGCCTTCGCCCGCCCGGGCGGGGAGGCGCTGCGCCGCTGGATCGACGACTGCCCCAACAGCCTCTATTCCGCGCTGACCTTCCAGGGCGGCGCCGCTTGGCGCCGGGCGCTGCTGGCGGAACTGGGGCGGGATGCGGGCTTCCGCGACATCATCGACCCGCTGAGCGACGAAGAGCTCGGCGCCCTGATGACCAACCTGGCCGGCCATGACATCGAGACGCTGGAGGAGGCCTTCCGCGCCCAGGACGCGGCCGGCGACCAGCCGACCTGCTTCATCGCCTATACCGTCAAAGGCATGGGCCTGCCCTTCGCCGGACATAAGGACAACCACGCCGGGCTGATGACCAGGGAGCAGATGGAGAGCTTCCGCGCCGCCATGGGCATCCGCGCCGGCCATGAATGGGACCGGCTGGAAGGGCTGGAGATCCCGGAGGCGGAGATCGAGGCCTTCCTGCGCGCGGTGCCCTTCGCCGCGCCGCTGACGCCGGAGGGGCGCTGCCTCTCCGCGCCCCTGGTGCCCGTGCCCGCCAGCCTGCCCACGCCGCGCGTGCCGGAGGGGCGCACGCTTTCCACCCAGGCGGCCTTCGGGGAATTGCTGGCGGAGATCGGCCGGACCGGGCAGGGGGAGGAGGCGGAGCAATTCGCCGCCCGCGTCGTCACCACCAGCCCGGACGTGACCGTCTCCACCAATCTCGGCCCCTGGGTCAACCGGCGCGGGGTCTTCGACCGCCACCTGAAGAACGATGTCTTCCGTGACGCCAAGCTGGCCAGCGCCCAGCGCTGGGGCATGTCGCCCACCGGCCAGCATATCGAGCTGGGCATCGCCGAGCAGAACCTCTTCCTGCTGCTGGGCGCGCTGGGGCTGGCGGACCGGATGCATGGCGGGCGGCTGCTGCCGGTGGGCACGGTCTATGATCCCTTCGTCAACCGCGGCCTCGATGCGCTGATCTATGCCTGCTACCAGGATGCGCGCTTCCTGCTGGTCTCGACGCCCTCCGGCCTGACCCTGGCGCCCGAGGGCGGTCAGCACCAGAGCTTCAACACCCCGCTGATCGGCATGGCGCAGGACCGGCTGGCCTGTTTCGACCCCGCCCATGCCGATGAGCTGGCCATCCTGCTGCGCTGGGCCTTCGAATACATGCAGAAGCCCGAGGGCTCGGCGGTCTGGCTGCGGCTTTCCACGCGTGGCCTGCAACAGCCGGAGCGAAAGCTGGATGCGGCGTCGGTGATCGCCGGCGGCTACTGGGCGGTGCCGCCGGCGGAGGGCGCGCGCATCGCCATCGCCTATCAAGGGCCGCTGGCGCCTGAGGCCATGGAGGCCTTCCAGGAGCTGCGGAGCGAGGAGCCCGGCGCCGGCCTGCTGGCCCTCACCAGCCCGGACCGGCTGCATGCGGGCTGGCTGGCCGCGCGGCGTGAGGCCCGGAAGGGTCCGGGGGCGGCGCCATCCCATATCGAGGCGCTGCTGGCGCCGCTGGCGCCGGGCGCGGCGCTGGTCACGGTGCTGGACGGGCATCCGGCGGCGCATGCCTGGATGGGCGCGGTGCGCGGGCAGCGGGTGGTACCGCTGGGGGTGGACCACTTCGGCCAGTCCGGCGATATCCCCGACCTCTACCGGGAATACGGGCTGGATGTCGACGCCATCCTGGATGCCTGCGCCCAGGCCCTGTTAGGGCGCTGAGGGAGGCGGAGGCATTCCGCCGCGGCGCCGGTCACGGCGCCGCGGTCAGGCTGGCGTCGGCAGGGCGAAGCTCCCACTCATGCCCTGGCGCCGGGCCGCACCACAACTTCCAGATATTCGGACGGGATCACCACGCCCGGGCCGCCGCCGCGCTGGAACTGCCCGATCAGGCCGGTGATGCCCTTTTCCAGCTCTGCCTGCCGATCCGGCTCCAGGGCCAGGAAAGCCTTGTGGACGGGGCCGTAATAGGTGCGGAAGACCTCCACCCAATGGGTGGGGGAGCGGTAGCGGAAGTTGAAGACGCGTGGCGTGGCGGTGATGCCGGCGCCGGGGAAGAGCTCCCGCAGCCGCTCCTCCGTGCCCCAGAGGGCGGGGGAGCGCAGGCCGGCCGGGGGCGGCAGGAAGCCGCCGAGCAGCTTGAAGAGCTGGCCAACAAAGCCCCCGGGTGTCCAGTTCGCCAGCCCGATCCGCCCCTGCGGACGGCAGACGCGCAGCATTTCCGCTGCCGCCTTCTCCTGGTCCGGCGTGAACATGACGCCGAAGGTGGAGAGCACCGCGTCGAAGCTACCATCGGGGAAGGGCAGGGCCTCGGCATCGGCCACCCGGGTATCGAGCAGCAGGCTGTCCGCCTGCGCCCGCATGCGGGCCCGCTCCAGCAGGGCCGGCACATAATCGGTGCAGGTGACGCTGGCATATCGGCGCGCGGCAGCCAGGCTGGCATTGCCGTTGCCGCCGGCGACATCCAGCACCTGCTCGCCGCCCCGGAGGTCAATGGCCTCGCAGAGCATCTCTCCGACGATCTGCAGCGTGGTGCCGATGACGGCATAATCGCCCGAGGCCCAGTTGGCCTGCTGCTTCTGCTTGAGGGCGAGGAGATCGGGCTGGGGGGACGGCGTAGAGACCTGGCTCATGGCGTTGCTCCCTGCGACCTTATTTTTTTGTCCGCAATGGATGCGCCGCTGGCCAGCCGGGGGGAAGACACATCCCCTCGACTCGGGAGGAGGGGAGGAGACGGCATCCCGCCACCTGCCCCCGCCCCCGCCGTCAGTCCTTGCGGAAGAAGGTATCCAGCCGTGCCATGGCCTGTTCGGCCAGCCCCGGGGAGACGGCAAAGCAGAGCCGCAGCTTGCCATCGGGATCCTCGCCGAAGGCGGTGCCGGGAGCCAGGCCGACCTTGGCCTCCCGCAGGATGCGGATGGCCAGGGAGCGGGAATCCTGCTCCCCGTCCCTGGAGAACATCAGGTAGAAGCTGCCCTCCGGCGGCTGCAGCCGGATGCCGGGGATGGCGCCCAGGCCCTCGCAGAAGATCCGCCGGCTTTCCCGGCAGCGGGCGACCATGGTGCGGATGAAGTCGTCGCCCTGCTCCAGCGCCGCGATGCAGGCATACTGGATGAAGGTCGGGATGCTGGTGGTGTTGTACTGGCAGAGGCTGGCGAAGGTCTCGCCCAGCCCCTCCGGCACGATGATCCAGCCGGCGCGCCAGCCCGTCATTGCCCAGTTCTTGGAAAAAGTATTTGTTACCAGCAGCTTGTCGCGCGGCTCCGTGATCTCCAGGAAGGAGGGCGCGATGGCGTTGCCATAGGTGAAGTGGTTGTAGACCTCGTCCGAGAGCAGCCAGAGGTCGCGCGCCCGCAGCAGGTCCCGCAGCGCGTACATCTCCGTCCTCGGCATCACCCAGCCCGTGGGGTTGGAGGGCGAGTTGATCGCCACGATCCGGGTGCGGGGCGTGATGGCGGCCTCGATATCCGCCAGATGCAGGCTGAAGCCGCCATCGGCGCCGCGCCGCAGGGGCACCGTGACCGGCACGCCGCCGCAGACCCGCACGGTCGCGGCCAGGTTCGGCCAGTGCGGGCCGGGAATGATGACCTCGTCCCCCGGGCTCAGCACCGCCTGCATGGCCTGCATGATGGCGTTCATGCCGCCGGCCGTGATGGCGAAACGGCCGGGCGCCACGTCCACGCCCCAGTGGCGGCTGTGGTAGTCGGCCAGGGCCTCCCGCAGCCGGGGCAGCCCCTGGGAATAGGTGTAGCGGGTCTGGCCGGCCCGCATGGCGGCCTCGGCCGCCTCCACCACGAAGGGCGGAGTCGGCAGGTCGCCCTCGCCGATCCAGAGCTTGATGACCTCCGGGTCCTCCCGCGCCAGATCGGCGATCTCGGCGATCTGGTTGACCGAGAGCTCCTTCATCCGGGCCGGAAGGGCCTCGCGGGGCGAAGGGAGGGTGGTTTCGGTGCTGTCGCTCATGCGGACCTCGGGCAGGACAGGTGAGTCCATGCCGGGGGGCGCGTGAGGCCGCAAGGGGGCCTTGGTTGCGCTGCGCCCTTTCAATGAGGGCACTACTGCGCTAAACGCGCCGGCTCAACGAGTTGATCGGCCCCCCCGGGTCGGCGTCGCGCGCGGGCGTGGTGGAATTGGCAGACACGCTGGATTTAGGTTCCAGTGGCGCAAGCCGTGGGGGTTCAAGTCCCTCCGCCCGCACCAGTCAGCGCCGCCGGTGGCCCGAGCAGACGGACTGGTTTTCAGGAGCAGGTGTGGCGACGATGCAGGTGACCGAGCAGGCAGCCGAGGGGCTGAAGCGGGGCTTTTCCGTGGTGGTTCCGGCGGCGGATATCGCCGCGGCGCGTGATGCGCGCCTGGCGGCCCTGGCCAAGGACGTCCGCATCCCGGGCTTCCGCCCGGGCAAGGTGCCGACCTCCGTGGTGAAGCAGCGCTTCGGCCAGGCCGTGATGGGTGAGGTGCTGGACGAGCAGGTGCAGTCCGCCACCCGCAGCGTGATCGAGGAGCGCGGCCTGCGCCCGGCCATGCAGCCCAAGATCGAGCTGACGAACTTCGCCGATGGCGCGGACCTCGAGTTCACCATCGAGCTGGAGCAGCTGCCCGAGATCCCGCTGCCCGACTTCTCCGCCATCGAGCTGGAGAAGCCCGTCACCAAGGTGAGCGACGAGGAAGTCACCAAGGCCATCGAGGGCATCGCCTCCCGCAACCGCGCGATGGAGGACGTGACGGAAGACCGCGCGGCCGCCCAGGGCGATGTGGTGGTGACCGATTTCGAGGGGCGCCTGGTCGATGAGGCCGCCGAGGGCGGTCTGGCCGAGCCCTTCCAGGGCGGCACGGGCACGGATATGCCGGTCGAGATCGGCGGTGCCGGCTTCATCCCCGGCTTCGCCGAGGGCATGGAAGGCATCAAGGTCGGCGAGACCCGCGACGTGAAGGTCACCTTCCCGGCCGACTACGGCGCGGCCGAGCTGGCCGGCAAGGACGCCGTGTTCAAGCTGACCGCCAAGAAGCTGCAGAAGCCGGTCGCCGCCCAGGTGGACGACGACTTCGCCAAGAAGCTGGGCCTGGCCGACCTGGCCGAGCTGAAGACCCGCATCAGCGAGTCGCTGCAGCAGGAATACGACCAGCTCTCCCGCCTCAACGTGAAGCGGAAGCTGCTGGACGCGCTCTCGGCCCAGGCCAGCTTCGACGTGCCGCAGGGCATGGTGGATGCCGAATTCGCCCAGATCTGGCAGCGGGTCGAGGCCGACCAGAAGGCCGGCCGCCTGGATGACGAGGACAAGGGCAAGGACGAGGACACGCTGAAGTCCGAGTACCGCGCCATTGCCGAGCGCCGCATCCGCCTGGGCCTGCTGCTGTCCGAGATCGGCCGCAGCAACAACATCCAGGTGACGAACGAGGAGATCTCGAACGCCATGCGCGCCGAGGCCCAGCGTTACCCGGGTCAGGAGCGGCAGGTGCTGGAGTTCTTCCAGAAGAACCCGCAGGCCATCGAGAACCTGCGCGCCCCCCTCTTCGAGGAGAAGGTGGTGGACTTCATGCTGGAACTGGCCAAGGTCACGGAGAAGGAAGTGCCGGCGGGCGAGCTTTCGGCCGAGCCGGAAGCGGCTGCGGCCTGAGCTGAACGGCCCCGGCCCAGCCGGGGAAGGTTACGGCGGCCGGGCTGGGGGCGGGAGACCGTTCCCGGCCCGTCGTCACTTCTGGGGCTCCCCCCTCTTTCCCCGCCGGGCTGGCTGTCCCATGTTAACCCTTGACGGTTAGAATAACGGTGGCGGAAGCCGGCGCGGCTGCCAGGGGCAAGGGGCACCTGGGCGGCCCGGCGCCGGTGCCGCCGGGAGAGGATAGACGCATGCGTGACCGCGATCCGGTCGAGGTCTACAACAATACGCTGGTTCCCATGGTCATCGAGCAGACGGCCCGGGGCGAGCGTTCCTTCGACATTTACTCGCGCCTGCTGAAGGAGCGGATCATCTTCCTGACCGGGCCGATCTTCGACCAGGTCTCGGCGCTGATCTGCGCTCAGCTGCTGTTTCTGGAGAGCGAGAACCCCAACAAGGACATCGCCTTCTATATCAACAGCCCTGGCGGCGTGGTGACCGCCGGCCTCGCGATGTATGACACGATGCAGTACATCCGGGCCCCGGTCTCCACCGTCTGCCTTGGCATGGCGGCCTCCGCCGGCTCCCTGCTGCTGACGGCGGGCGAGAAGGGCAAGCGCTTCGCCCTGCCGAACAGCCAGGTGATGATCCATCAGCCTTCCGGCGGCGCCCAGGGCCAGGCGACGGATATCGCCATCCAGGCGCGGGAGATCCTCAAGACCCGCGAGCGGCTGAACAGGATCTACGTGCATCATACCGGCCAGCCGCTGGAGGAAATCGAGCGGAGCATGGAGCGCGACACGTACCTGTCCGCCGATGAGGCCAAGGCTTTCGGCCTCATCGATCAGGTGGTGGAGCAGCGTCCGGCCGCCGTGGCCCCGGCGGCCGAGGCCCCGAAGGCCTGACCAAGATGGCCGCCGGCCCGGCACGGGCCGGCCGGCGGCCGTTCCACTTCCCCCTGGATGACAGGGGGGCTACAGTCCCGTGTGGGTCCGCCGACATTTTTCCGGCGGGTCAGGAGCGCTCATGAGCAAGTCCGGCGACTCGAAAAATACCCTGTATTGCTCGTTCTGCGGCAAGTCGCAGCACGAGGTGCGCAAGCTCATCGCCGGCCCAACGGTCTTCATCTGCGACGAGTGCGTCGAACTCTGCATGGATATCATCCGTGAGGAGCATAAGACGCATCTGGTGAAGTCCCGCGACGGCGTGCCGACGCCGCGCGAAATTTCCAAGGTCCTGGATGATTACGTGATCGGGCAGGAGCACGCCAAGAAGGTGCTGGCTGTCGCGGTTCATAATCATTACAAGCGGTTGGCCCATGGTGCCAAGGCTGGCGAGGTTGAGATCGCCAAGTCCAACATCATGCTGGTCGGGCCGACGGGCTCAGGCAAGACGCTGCTGGCGCAGACGCTGGCGCGCATCCTCGACGTGCCCTTCACCATGGCCGACGCCACCACGCTGACCGAGGCCGGCTATGTCGGCGAGGATGTGGAGAACATCATCCTCAAGCTGCTGCAGGCCGCGGATTACAACGTGGAGCGGGCGCAGCGCGGCATCGTCTATATCGACGAAGTCGACAAGATCAGCCGCAAGTCCGACAACCCGTCGATCACGCGTGACGTGAGCGGCGAGGGCGTGCAGCAGGCCCTGCTGAAGATCATGGAGGGCACCGTGGCCTCCGTGCCGCCGCAGGGCGGCCGCAAGCATCCGCAGCAGGAATTCCTGCAGGTCGATACCTCGAACATCCTGTTCATCGTGGGCGGGGCCTTTGCAGGCCTCGAGAAGATCATCGCCGCGAAGGGCAAGGGGTCGGGCATCGGCTATGGCGCCGAGGTCCGCGGGCCGGACGAGCGCCGCGCCGGCGCCATCCTGCGCGAGGTGGAGCCCGAGGACCTGCTGAAGTTCGGCCTGATCCCGGAATTCATCGGCCGTCTGCCGGTTATCGCCACGCTCGAGGATCTCGACGAGAAGGCGCTGATCGAGATCCTGACCAAGCCGAAGAACGCCCTGCTGAAGCAGTATCAGCGGCTGTTCGAGATGGAGGCCA
This genomic window from Roseomonas marmotae contains:
- a CDS encoding PEP-CTERM sorting domain-containing protein translates to MKTLRIAGLAMGLALGLSAAPASADVIFNFAQTGGTPPGGVNIGGTITVSDEAYASGLNLSYGLTSGGAVTAVTDGLLGLDFSFATPGLALSVTLADLLAGTALPAGTAATGSLTSSPGGAPNGSFSALNPLGNFSMSITGDAFTGNFTAGFGACTAGCSLSGTVKTKATAVPEPSTLSLLAVGGLGLLAARRRRRAAAIAG
- a CDS encoding M16 family metallopeptidase — protein: MSDAVRLTRLPNGLTVVSETMPRVETVSIGAYVHAGTRDETAAENGVSHFLEHMAFKGTEKRDAAAIAREIENVGGHLNAYTAREQTAYYAKVLKEDMPLAADILGDILTHSTFIPEELERERGVILQEIGQANDTPDDIVFDHFQATAFPDQPMGRPTLGTEEVIARMPREALTGYMRHHYGPSRMVVAAAGALEHDDLVAQVRQHFADLPTVDPALGEPARYTGGEFREERDLDQVHVVLGFEGPAVTTQWHYPTMLLSTLLGGGMSSRLFQEIREKRGLVYSIYSFAQPFRDGGVFSIYAGTGEDQAAELVPVTLEELRRVQHDVSLDELNRAKAQLRASVLMSLESTGSRCEQLARQLQVHGRVITPEETKARIAAVTIEDVQAAAAMIFRSRPTLAALGPAGKVPGLPAIAEKLAA
- a CDS encoding TldD/PmbA family protein, which encodes MNNLEMLEALVAAARAAGADAADAILAAGTSLSVSRRLGATEHLERAEGFDLGLRVFIGQRQAIVSSTDPDPAGFAQLAERAVVMARAVPEDRFSGLPEAVPLPPRDLDLDDPAEPSAQDLLARAAEAEEAALATAGVTNSNGADAGFHRTRIAILGSNGFAGEYARSSHSISVSAVAGQGTAMERDYDHSVAVHLADLEDAASLGRSAGARAVRRLNPTRPASRRLSVVYDPRVAGSLLGYLAGALNGASVARGTSFLRDSMGKQVLAPGLTLRDDPLRRRGLRSRPFDGEGMPGEPRALIEDGVLRSWVLDWRSARQLGLTSTGHASRGISGPPSPSTTNLWLEPGKVSPAALMSDLDEALYVTEMMGSSVNAVTGDYSRGASGFMIRKGELAEPVSGITIAGNLKEMYLHMAAADDLRFRRGTDAPTLRVDGMTLAGA
- a CDS encoding 1-deoxy-D-xylulose-5-phosphate synthase N-terminal domain-containing protein encodes the protein MNASPGVQTLQPVADSARRLAILKALERKLLWLSAWTIHNANHIRPNRDGLKVGGHQASSASCVSIMTALYFGILRPQDRVAVKPHAGPVFHAVNYLLGRQSRERLSTLRQFGGIQPYPSRVKDGAEVDFSTGSVGLGVAMTSFASLVQDYVHLHKLGREGMARGRHIAIVGDAELDEGNIYEALLEGWKHDVRDVWWVVDYNRQSLDSVVPDRLFGRIEGLFRDMGWNVVTLKYGRKLEAAFARPGGEALRRWIDDCPNSLYSALTFQGGAAWRRALLAELGRDAGFRDIIDPLSDEELGALMTNLAGHDIETLEEAFRAQDAAGDQPTCFIAYTVKGMGLPFAGHKDNHAGLMTREQMESFRAAMGIRAGHEWDRLEGLEIPEAEIEAFLRAVPFAAPLTPEGRCLSAPLVPVPASLPTPRVPEGRTLSTQAAFGELLAEIGRTGQGEEAEQFAARVVTTSPDVTVSTNLGPWVNRRGVFDRHLKNDVFRDAKLASAQRWGMSPTGQHIELGIAEQNLFLLLGALGLADRMHGGRLLPVGTVYDPFVNRGLDALIYACYQDARFLLVSTPSGLTLAPEGGQHQSFNTPLIGMAQDRLACFDPAHADELAILLRWAFEYMQKPEGSAVWLRLSTRGLQQPERKLDAASVIAGGYWAVPPAEGARIAIAYQGPLAPEAMEAFQELRSEEPGAGLLALTSPDRLHAGWLAARREARKGPGAAPSHIEALLAPLAPGAALVTVLDGHPAAHAWMGAVRGQRVVPLGVDHFGQSGDIPDLYREYGLDVDAILDACAQALLGR
- a CDS encoding class I SAM-dependent methyltransferase, which codes for MSQVSTPSPQPDLLALKQKQQANWASGDYAVIGTTLQIVGEMLCEAIDLRGGEQVLDVAGGNGNASLAAARRYASVTCTDYVPALLERARMRAQADSLLLDTRVADAEALPFPDGSFDAVLSTFGVMFTPDQEKAAAEMLRVCRPQGRIGLANWTPGGFVGQLFKLLGGFLPPPAGLRSPALWGTEERLRELFPGAGITATPRVFNFRYRSPTHWVEVFRTYYGPVHKAFLALEPDRQAELEKGITGLIGQFQRGGGPGVVIPSEYLEVVVRPGARA
- a CDS encoding pyridoxal phosphate-dependent aminotransferase, which gives rise to MSDSTETTLPSPREALPARMKELSVNQIAEIADLAREDPEVIKLWIGEGDLPTPPFVVEAAEAAMRAGQTRYTYSQGLPRLREALADYHSRHWGVDVAPGRFAITAGGMNAIMQAMQAVLSPGDEVIIPGPHWPNLAATVRVCGGVPVTVPLRRGADGGFSLHLADIEAAITPRTRIVAINSPSNPTGWVMPRTEMYALRDLLRARDLWLLSDEVYNHFTYGNAIAPSFLEITEPRDKLLVTNTFSKNWAMTGWRAGWIIVPEGLGETFASLCQYNTTSIPTFIQYACIAALEQGDDFIRTMVARCRESRRIFCEGLGAIPGIRLQPPEGSFYLMFSRDGEQDSRSLAIRILREAKVGLAPGTAFGEDPDGKLRLCFAVSPGLAEQAMARLDTFFRKD
- the tig gene encoding trigger factor — encoded protein: MQVTEQAAEGLKRGFSVVVPAADIAAARDARLAALAKDVRIPGFRPGKVPTSVVKQRFGQAVMGEVLDEQVQSATRSVIEERGLRPAMQPKIELTNFADGADLEFTIELEQLPEIPLPDFSAIELEKPVTKVSDEEVTKAIEGIASRNRAMEDVTEDRAAAQGDVVVTDFEGRLVDEAAEGGLAEPFQGGTGTDMPVEIGGAGFIPGFAEGMEGIKVGETRDVKVTFPADYGAAELAGKDAVFKLTAKKLQKPVAAQVDDDFAKKLGLADLAELKTRISESLQQEYDQLSRLNVKRKLLDALSAQASFDVPQGMVDAEFAQIWQRVEADQKAGRLDDEDKGKDEDTLKSEYRAIAERRIRLGLLLSEIGRSNNIQVTNEEISNAMRAEAQRYPGQERQVLEFFQKNPQAIENLRAPLFEEKVVDFMLELAKVTEKEVPAGELSAEPEAAAA